In Quercus lobata isolate SW786 chromosome 12, ValleyOak3.0 Primary Assembly, whole genome shotgun sequence, a genomic segment contains:
- the LOC115970549 gene encoding uncharacterized protein LOC115970549, whose product MNKPEAAGRMIQWTIELSQFDIEYHPRIAIKAQALADFITEFTFPDEDSLTDEVDAVELVKKCDKCQRYGNVQRLLAERLTTIASSWPFAQWGIDIVDPLPQGKGQANGQTEVTNQTLLKIIKAKLDDTKGAWPEELPNVLWAYRTIARTPTGETPFRLTNGTEAVIPIEVGVTSIRREVFNEEGNDDQLRLNLDCLDEIRDKASSRMTRYQQKMAEYYNRRVKLRRLDIGDLVLHKVTTATKDPAQGKLGPN is encoded by the exons ATGAACAAACCTGAGGCAGCCGGAAGAATGATCCAGTGGACAATTGAACTCAGTCAATTCGACATTGAGTACCATCCCAGAATAGCCATCAAGGCGCAAGCTTTGGCAGACTTCATCACAGAGTTCACCTTTCCGGATGAGGACAGTCTCACCGACGAA GTGGATGCAGTGGAGCTCGTAAAGAAGTGTGACAAGTGCCAACGATATGGGAATGTCCAGCGACTTCTGGCAGAGAGACTGACGACGATAGCCTCCtcgtggccatttgcacaatggggaattGATATCGTCGATCCACtaccccaaggtaaaggtcag GCGAATGGACAGACGGAAGTAACGAATCAAACActgctcaaaattatcaaagcCAAGTTGGATGACACAAAAGGCGCCTGGCCAGAAGAGTTGCCCAATGTCCTATGGGCTTACAGGACTATAGCAAGAACGCCGACTGGAGAAACCCCCTTCAGGCTCACCAATGGCACTGAGGCAGTGATCCCGATCGAAGTAGGAGTAACTAGCATCAGGCGAGAGGTATTCAACGAAGAAGGTAATGACGATCAACTGCGACTCAACCTGGATTGTCTGGACGAAATAAGAGACAAGGCTTCTAGCAGAATGACGAGGTACCAACAGAAGATGGCCGAATACTACAATAGGAGGGTGAAACTCAGACGACTTGATATAGGTGACCTCGTCCTGCACAAGGTTACCACAGCAACAAAAGATCCTGCCCAAGGAAAGCTTGGCCCCAATTAG
- the LOC115971157 gene encoding uncharacterized protein LOC115971157 isoform X3 — MQERKLSMSFTPNHMARKSPKSPVPVVCEKNHSGCMYKWGLYRLFEFRQGHSKRKLLSNRRHLSRHQIGDVNLRSKLDTHTKFNEKCQAVDDSKDSETQTINTDKASLKRLMEEEIPSEQHSNKKIATDKVNHSQSNPKLVDELTINHGKASKSCHRQCQMPVHGWKDTENNEHHQPSHQNVVDRSLNKHNPSASKKVFFKEVHPRDRRSCGCKNINCVEHDQLKEINLQLVQMNEAEETGNQKFTDGKCLSRNGVGHQSKQLLGALEILNSNKELFIELLQDPNSLLVKHIQDLRNSQAKGQQTKSFSGAKLSEYQTSVARQHEQPTCPKRLESSDQYLSKGNGDPQSSDRIVVLKSGLRSLQNSSDRLSPPYSSLQSSYYLRVKEQSDRPTPFSFDHIKRKLKDAMGVNRKEQHWMSSNSKLEKYPYDCQGSDAGDRGISVEIDGSNSPRTDLDIGHKVKSSLGVKTTNKIGKAKDCECSGHEAAATSGSGCRNSNFSIVGHPMQHESDISAMEWEHLSGILNNGNEDVDLLRKQVPKACGRMSSFPEHGLLPTLNPGRDWELSFATRHMSFSPYSNHQMVYKNKYKFQKEKNKRCLSSLKQNIEPLSFADTEKPNDPLQIFDTKPNISENNFSGMKIKDDLSPTGETNALEMPFESLSTHQAGPNQSTDRANDCEKIGSLESPREHSPSENQPPKFVPGEFSLSSPSSLQRVEDSENLKDQVEQPSPVSVLEQNFIESNISQPVAH, encoded by the exons ATGCAGGAAAGGAAG CTAAGCATGTCATTCACTCCCAATCATATGGCAAGGAAATCACCAAAGAGCCCTGTGCCAGTGGTATGTGAAAAAAATCATTCAGGATGCATGTATAAATGGGGTTTATATAGACTCTTTGAATTTCGCCAAGGTCATTCCAAGAGGAAGCTGCTATCAAATAGGAGGCATTTGAGCCGTCATCAAATCG GCGATGTGAATTTAAGGAGCAAGCTTGACACGCATACCAAATTTAATGAGAAGTGCCAAGCCGTTGAT GATAGTAAAGACAGCGAAACTCAGACTATTAATACTGATAAGGCAAGTTTAAAGAGACTTATGGAAGAAGAGATACCCTCCGAGCAGcattcaaataagaaaattgccACTGATAAAGTGAACCATTCACAATCTAATCCTAAACTTGTTGATGAATTAACAATAAATCATGGAAAGGCAAGCAAAAGTTGTCACAGGCAATGTCAAATGCCTGTTCATGGCTGGAAAGATACAGAGAATAATGAGCATCATCAACCATCACATCAGAATGTTGTGGATAGATCTTTAAACAAGCATAACCCATCAGCATCAAAAAAGGTTTTCTTCAAAGAAGTGCACCCCAGAGATAGAAGATCTTGTGGTTGTAAAAATATCAATTGTGTGGAGCATGACCAGCTAAAGGAGATTAATCTCCAGCTAGTGCAGATGAATGAGGCAGAGGAAACTGGAAATCAGAAGTTCACAGATGGAAAATGTCTCAGCAGAAATGGGGTGGGCCACCAGTCTAAACAATTGTTGGGTGCATTGGAGATTTTAAATTCGAATAAGGAATTATTCATAGAACTTCTGCAAGACCCAAATTCCCTGTTAGTAAAACATATCCAAGACTTAAGGAATTCTCAGGCAAAAGGACAGCAGACTAAATCTTTCTCTGGAGCCAAATTGTCAGAATACCAGACAAGTGTTGCAAGACAACATGAACAGCCTACCTGTCCCAAAAGGTTGGAATCTTCCGATCAATACCTTTCTAAAGGCAATGGTGATCCTCAATCTTCAGACAGAATAGTAGTCTTAAAGTCTGGCCTAAGAAgcttgcaaaattcttcagaCAGACTCAGCCCCCCCTACTCTTCTTTGCAATCTTCTTATTACTTGAGGGTTAAAGAACAGAGTGATAGGCCTACACCTTTTTCCTTTGATCATATAAAGAGGAAGTTGAAAGATGCTATGGGTGTTAACAGAAAAGAGCAGCACTGGATGTCAAGCAATagtaaattagaaaaatatcCCTATGATTGCCAGGGCTCAGATGCTGGTGATAGGGGGATAAGTGTAGAGATAGATGGAAGTAATTCACCAAGAACTGACCTTGATATTGGCCATAAGGTGAAATCTTCTCTGGGCGTCAAGACAACAAACAAGATAGGAAAGGCTAAAGACTGTGAATGTAGTGGACATGAAGCCGCTGCAACCAGTGGAAGTGGTTGTAGAAACTCAAACTTTTCAATTGTTGGCCATCCAATGCAACATGAATCTGACATATCTGCCATGGAGTGGGAACATCTCTCTGGGATATTAAACAATGGAAATGAGGATGTGGATCTTTTAAGAAAGCAGGTGCCAAAAGCCTGTGGGAGGATGTCATCTTTCCCTGAGCATGGTCTTCTGCCTACACTCAATCCTGGAAGGGACTGGGAACTCAGTTTTGCTACTAGACATATGAGCTTTTCCCCCTATAGCAATCATCAAATGGTCTACAAGAACAAGTACaagtttcaaaaagaaaagaacaaaagatgCTTAAGTTCATTAAAGCAAAACATAGAACCTCTATCATTTGCTGATACTGAGAAGCCCAATGATCCATTGCAAATTTTTGACACAAAGCCAAATATCTCAGAGAATAATTTTTCTGGCATGAAAATTAAAGATGATTTGAGCCCTACAG GTGAAACTAATGCTTTGGAGATGCCCTTTGAATCACTAAGCACACACCAGGCTGGCCCAAATCAAAGCACTGACAGAGCCAATGATTGTGAGAAAATTGGATCTTTGGAGTCCCCAAGAGAG CATTCACCTTCTGAGAATCAACCACCAAAATTTGTACCAGGAGAATTTTCTTTGTCTAGTCCTTCAAGCCTGCAGAGAGTGGAAGATTCTGAAAACCTGAAAGATCAAGTGGAGCAGCCTAGTCCAGTATCTGTTCTTGAGCAGAATTTCATAGAAAGCAACATAAGTCAACCTG TTGCCCATTGA